A genomic segment from Solenopsis invicta isolate M01_SB chromosome 5, UNIL_Sinv_3.0, whole genome shotgun sequence encodes:
- the LOC105197598 gene encoding uncharacterized protein LOC105197598, translated as MQQIIDDEVRAEAAGVIEPSTSAWSFLVVVVRKRDGKPRFCIDFRKGYWQVPLSSESPSVTVFTVPGRGLMQFTFGKSDIYGTPTTLSRSIPTPTGGPAKAKP; from the exons ATGCAACAAATCATTGACGACGAAGTGCGCGCGGAAGCAGCCGGAGTTATCGAACCGTCCACTAGCGCGTGGAGTTTTCTCGTCGTTGTAGtacggaaaagggatggcaaACCGCGTTTTTGTATAGACTTCCGCAAA GGGTATTGGCAAGTGCCACTATCGTCCGAGAGTCCGTCCGTGACCGTGTTCACCGTCCCGGGCCGGGGACTCATGCAGTTCACATTTGGTAAGAGCGACATTTACGGAACACCTACAACACTTAGTAGAAGTATTCCGACGCCTACGGGAGGCCCGGCTAAAGCTAAACCCTGA